A genomic segment from Terriglobia bacterium encodes:
- a CDS encoding prolyl oligopeptidase family serine peptidase — protein MKRPLILCVGFLFCCVALSVAGQTQNAADGIPQINISGIEQAAQGKHPITLDEIVSFREVKEPHRSPDGSRVAFLVKQAFRSCDCYRTALYVVNTNPGNAPDKLLEESSLSSIRWSPGGKYISYLSSKSGSQQLWRIDPDTKVAEQVFNHTPGADQTISRIGYHPSDTTSVGVFTYEWSPDGQEVAFTTSPPIDNAELEQRKKNGILFGENMDLTTLMFGQWIHVPGQVWVYNLKTKSERLLWENRTQLFGGEISSVAWSPDSHRIAVAYAAPPKLKESRVYFNQDVGIVDVETGKFTVVANGEAVETLPQWSPDGKFLAYCSVQGYTNSPLVVYELATGTKREFAPDSNARQYWWADDGSALIYQSSLLGKRRSRNGLYRVPLDGHERTRITSEEIRVDDCDGVSKGVAACVWQSSNIPPSPALVDIASGKPRGLADINPEMRNITVGYVSELRWTNKYGAETTGYLIKPFQYTPGKRYPLLIILYGFEGEFVTQAEWLSSYPAQAFARDGFAVLMTNYPPYDDWNGKDFAKGTVAEGYSPLASIEAGVNMLVKDGLADSHRVGIMGISYGGFLTEFAITQSHMFKVSSLVDGGGYGNAAYALEGHNGHENDEKILGGPPYGSTLKNWLSFSPPLNADRINGPVLMGFNDHEAIYGLEMRSALAHAGVPFEFWVYPGDGHIFTEPEHRYVSMERNVDWFNFWLQHKEDPSPGKHSQYERWHELRKQEAAHLEKMHESERAASALNSHQPAASASR, from the coding sequence ATGAAGAGACCGTTAATTCTTTGTGTCGGATTTCTATTTTGTTGCGTCGCGTTGTCCGTCGCAGGACAAACGCAAAACGCTGCGGATGGCATTCCTCAGATCAACATCAGCGGCATTGAACAAGCAGCGCAGGGGAAGCACCCGATCACCCTGGATGAGATTGTTTCTTTCCGCGAGGTGAAGGAACCGCATCGTTCCCCAGATGGTTCCAGGGTTGCGTTCCTTGTAAAGCAGGCTTTTCGAAGCTGCGACTGCTATCGCACCGCTTTGTATGTCGTGAATACAAATCCGGGAAATGCACCGGACAAGTTGCTGGAAGAGTCGTCGCTGTCATCGATACGCTGGAGTCCGGGCGGAAAATACATATCCTACTTATCGTCGAAGAGCGGCTCCCAACAGTTGTGGCGGATTGATCCGGATACAAAGGTTGCAGAACAAGTCTTCAACCACACGCCAGGCGCGGATCAAACCATAAGCAGGATCGGCTACCACCCAAGCGACACCACTTCGGTTGGAGTGTTCACCTACGAGTGGTCTCCCGACGGCCAAGAAGTTGCATTCACAACCTCGCCGCCTATCGATAATGCCGAGTTGGAGCAACGGAAGAAAAATGGAATTCTCTTCGGCGAGAACATGGATCTCACCACGTTAATGTTCGGACAGTGGATTCACGTTCCGGGCCAAGTGTGGGTATACAACCTCAAGACTAAGTCGGAAAGACTGCTTTGGGAAAACCGTACTCAACTGTTTGGGGGAGAGATTTCGTCGGTTGCATGGTCGCCCGATTCACATCGAATTGCAGTTGCATATGCTGCTCCGCCAAAGCTGAAGGAATCGAGGGTCTACTTCAATCAGGATGTCGGCATTGTGGACGTTGAGACCGGAAAGTTTACGGTTGTTGCAAACGGTGAAGCTGTCGAGACGCTGCCACAGTGGTCTCCCGATGGGAAATTTCTCGCCTATTGTTCAGTGCAGGGTTACACGAACTCTCCCCTCGTCGTCTATGAACTGGCAACTGGAACGAAACGGGAGTTCGCACCCGATTCGAATGCTCGCCAGTATTGGTGGGCAGACGACGGCAGCGCCTTGATCTACCAGTCAAGCCTGCTCGGCAAAAGACGTTCGCGTAACGGCCTATACCGGGTTCCGCTGGATGGACATGAACGCACCCGCATCACATCCGAAGAAATCCGTGTCGATGATTGTGATGGAGTCAGCAAGGGCGTAGCAGCGTGTGTGTGGCAGTCGTCTAACATTCCGCCGAGCCCCGCCCTAGTGGATATCGCCTCGGGAAAGCCTCGTGGACTTGCAGATATAAACCCAGAGATGCGGAACATTACCGTCGGTTACGTGAGCGAACTGCGTTGGACTAACAAGTATGGCGCGGAGACCACCGGATACCTAATCAAGCCATTTCAGTACACCCCAGGAAAGCGCTATCCCTTGCTCATCATTCTCTACGGATTTGAGGGCGAGTTCGTTACGCAGGCCGAATGGCTGTCGAGTTATCCGGCGCAGGCGTTTGCGCGAGACGGATTCGCCGTTCTGATGACGAATTATCCGCCGTACGACGATTGGAATGGCAAGGACTTCGCGAAGGGTACTGTCGCTGAGGGCTACAGTCCTCTCGCAAGCATCGAAGCCGGGGTCAACATGCTCGTGAAAGATGGACTTGCCGATAGTCACAGGGTTGGAATTATGGGTATTAGTTATGGCGGGTTTCTCACTGAATTCGCCATTACGCAGTCCCACATGTTCAAGGTTTCGTCGCTGGTGGATGGCGGCGGATACGGTAATGCCGCCTATGCGCTAGAGGGGCACAACGGTCATGAGAACGACGAGAAGATCCTTGGCGGACCGCCCTACGGGAGCACTCTGAAGAACTGGCTTTCGTTTTCTCCACCGTTGAATGCAGACCGCATCAACGGCCCTGTGCTGATGGGCTTCAACGACCACGAGGCCATTTACGGCCTGGAGATGCGATCAGCACTGGCTCATGCGGGCGTCCCGTTCGAGTTCTGGGTTTATCCGGGCGACGGTCACATTTTCACTGAACCGGAGCACCGTTACGTCTCGATGGAACGGAACGTTGACTGGTTCAATTTCTGGTTACAACACAAGGAAGATCCTTCACCTGGGAAGCATTCCCAGTACGAGCGTTGGCATGAGCTGAGAAAACAGGAAGCCGCACATTTAGAGAAGATGCATGAATCCGAGCGTGCAGCGTCGGCTTTGAATTCTCACCAGCCCGCAGCATCCGCCAGCAGATGA
- a CDS encoding prolyl oligopeptidase family serine peptidase, producing MNLRRPCVSVYAVAYFLCVLLLVPAGSAQATKPFDVRGALGVLSFSNRMPISLSPDGEWVAYTVEDDRKVSGTKDERYMFYTPTGAFTEAIGCDVLVTNTRTGETRNLTQGKGTSSSAVWSPDGKLLAFYSDRTGTERLWIWNRATGEMRQLSDAIPRPFFNFQVPRWSPDGRSLLVKILPAGMTVEQAADLIRPSPTPKTETKHNGVTVTVFKSEPAAAVQSTTEPTRRVTDERWMNRYDGDLALIDVATGKINRIATGIRPLGYWFSPNGESIVYTDWKGMEENSQQPVYDIDIFSMSSRTSRILVPKTEEDYGQSVSWSPDGRSLAYLTSKGDCFIVSLNGGDPTNVTAGKPHPKFNDDHRAPLWDSSGRRIYLLSSEQYGRSGTDKIWAADLDQHSLKVVAEIPGTVILEVAAPRGGGRLWEPMPHSMLVLARNEATKDTGFYKIDLQTGAVSKIFSEPRYFGRDSIFTTDVSSDGKTIAYVAQDAQHPEEVWVAGPDLQNRHQLTHINPQLDGCSFGSARIIDYRSIDGQQLHGALLLPAAYQPGKRYPLIVDVYGGSLRSDTLNRFGLSGSGVENLQILATRGYAVLLPDTPLHKKTPMQDLLKTVMPAVDRAVDLGIADPDRLGAMGHSYGGYSTLSLIVQTTRFRAAVDSAGPADLISAYGEMDKDGSAFGIGWSETGQGGMEGTPWQVRDRYIENSPLFYLDRVVTPLLIIQGELDHTVPHAQAEEVFVGLRRLGKEVEYARYAGEEHWEGTWSAANAEDYWNRVIEWFDEHLDRGNEGTR from the coding sequence ATGAATCTACGACGCCCATGCGTTTCTGTATATGCGGTTGCCTATTTTCTTTGTGTGTTGCTTCTGGTTCCCGCCGGGAGCGCCCAGGCGACCAAGCCCTTTGATGTCCGCGGTGCTCTCGGAGTCCTTTCTTTTTCCAATCGCATGCCGATCAGCCTTTCACCAGATGGCGAATGGGTCGCCTATACAGTGGAAGATGATCGGAAAGTGAGCGGTACCAAGGACGAGCGATACATGTTTTACACGCCAACTGGTGCATTCACGGAGGCGATCGGTTGCGACGTTTTGGTCACGAATACTCGGACTGGAGAGACTCGCAATCTCACGCAAGGAAAGGGAACCAGCTCCAGTGCTGTTTGGTCGCCGGACGGAAAGTTGCTCGCTTTCTATTCCGATCGTACGGGGACGGAGCGCTTGTGGATATGGAATAGAGCTACAGGAGAGATGAGACAGCTCTCGGACGCAATTCCGCGTCCTTTCTTCAACTTTCAGGTGCCGCGCTGGTCCCCCGACGGGCGCTCCCTTCTCGTAAAGATACTGCCGGCGGGAATGACCGTAGAACAGGCAGCCGACCTCATCCGCCCGTCGCCTACACCGAAAACTGAGACTAAGCACAATGGAGTAACAGTCACCGTATTTAAGTCAGAACCAGCTGCCGCAGTTCAGAGCACAACTGAACCAACCAGGAGAGTTACTGACGAACGATGGATGAATCGTTATGACGGCGACCTCGCGCTGATCGATGTCGCAACCGGCAAAATTAATCGAATCGCAACGGGAATACGCCCACTTGGATATTGGTTTTCGCCAAATGGAGAATCCATCGTGTACACCGACTGGAAGGGAATGGAGGAAAATTCCCAACAACCGGTCTATGACATCGACATCTTCTCGATGTCCAGTCGAACGTCGCGGATTTTGGTACCCAAAACCGAGGAAGATTACGGACAGTCCGTCAGTTGGTCGCCGGATGGCAGATCACTAGCATATCTGACTAGTAAAGGTGACTGCTTCATCGTCTCCCTGAACGGCGGCGACCCTACCAATGTGACCGCGGGAAAGCCCCATCCCAAGTTCAATGATGATCACCGGGCGCCTCTGTGGGATTCGAGCGGCCGAAGGATCTACCTCCTCAGCAGCGAACAATACGGACGGTCCGGCACAGATAAAATCTGGGCGGCTGATCTTGACCAGCACTCCCTCAAAGTTGTGGCAGAAATACCAGGCACGGTGATTCTGGAAGTGGCTGCCCCGCGCGGGGGCGGCCGCTTGTGGGAGCCGATGCCACATTCGATGCTCGTACTCGCGCGAAACGAAGCGACGAAAGATACCGGATTTTACAAAATCGATCTGCAGACCGGGGCTGTGTCGAAGATCTTCTCAGAACCACGATATTTTGGGCGGGATTCTATTTTCACAACAGATGTCAGCAGCGACGGCAAGACCATCGCATACGTCGCGCAGGACGCGCAACACCCTGAAGAGGTATGGGTCGCCGGGCCCGATCTTCAGAATCGCCATCAGCTCACGCATATCAATCCACAACTCGATGGATGTTCGTTTGGCAGTGCGCGAATCATCGATTACCGGAGCATTGACGGTCAGCAACTTCATGGTGCTCTGCTGCTCCCGGCGGCTTATCAACCGGGAAAGCGATACCCGTTAATCGTAGACGTCTATGGTGGGTCGCTACGCTCTGACACTTTGAATCGTTTTGGGCTATCGGGCTCCGGAGTGGAGAACCTGCAGATTCTAGCGACGCGTGGTTATGCAGTTCTCCTGCCGGATACACCGCTGCACAAGAAGACGCCGATGCAGGACCTCCTGAAAACGGTTATGCCTGCCGTGGATCGTGCTGTGGACCTCGGCATCGCCGACCCAGATCGCTTGGGCGCAATGGGTCACAGCTATGGTGGGTATTCCACGCTCTCCTTGATTGTGCAAACTACGCGATTCCGGGCCGCTGTCGACAGCGCGGGCCCAGCCGATCTCATCAGCGCTTACGGAGAAATGGATAAAGATGGGTCAGCATTTGGAATCGGCTGGTCCGAAACGGGCCAAGGAGGGATGGAAGGAACACCTTGGCAGGTTCGGGACCGCTACATTGAAAACTCACCGCTCTTCTATCTGGACCGCGTGGTCACACCGCTGCTGATAATTCAAGGCGAACTCGACCACACGGTTCCTCATGCTCAGGCCGAGGAGGTTTTCGTTGGACTTCGACGGTTAGGCAAAGAAGTCGAGTATGCAAGGTACGCAGGAGAAGAGCACTGGGAAGGAACATGGAGCGCGGCGAACGCAGAGGACTATTGGAACAGAGTGATT